Proteins encoded in a region of the Anaerotignum faecicola genome:
- a CDS encoding D-galactonate dehydratase yields MSTIAGIDQALWDIKGHYYHAPVYEMLGGRVKDKIKVYRSIHGDTPEEVAADAKLAVKEGYTVIKTSPTDPTHYVDTLQSVNKLVEKVGAIRDAIGNNIDMAIDFHGRIHKPMAKVLVRELDQFHPLFMEEPVLPENKEALREVAKYTSAPIAIGERMYSRWDYK; encoded by the coding sequence ATGAGCACAATTGCCGGTATTGACCAGGCGCTGTGGGATATCAAAGGGCATTATTATCATGCTCCGGTATATGAGATGCTGGGGGGAAGAGTTAAGGATAAGATTAAAGTATATCGGAGCATTCACGGAGATACACCGGAAGAAGTGGCAGCGGATGCAAAGCTGGCTGTAAAGGAAGGCTATACAGTCATTAAGACCTCACCTACAGATCCTACCCATTATGTGGATACGCTGCAAAGTGTGAATAAGCTGGTGGAAAAGGTGGGGGCAATTCGTGATGCTATTGGAAACAACATTGATATGGCCATCGATTTTCACGGAAGAATTCACAAGCCCATGGCAAAAGTGCTGGTACGGGAATTAGATCAGTTCCATCCGCTCTTTATGGAAGAACCGGTGCTTCCTGAGAATAAGGAGGCGCTGCGCGAGGTCGCAAAGTATACATCTGCACCGATTGCCATTGGAGAGAGAATGTACAGCAGATGGGATTACAAAT